The Haloplanus salinarum genome includes a region encoding these proteins:
- a CDS encoding DHH family phosphoesterase gives MSVAPAEVVERAVAFARSHPELLATLLVVVAVLVGGGYLLHRLTRSAGVRFASLLSDRDDVVVLTHPNPDPDAMAAAMGVASLAEQVDTEATIRFPGQIRHQENRTFRNVLDVDLEPIERVDDLDSEAVILVDHNRPRGFTGAEGVRPLAVIDHHPGDGRGDSFTDVRTEYGACSSVIAEYFRDLDATPIPPDNHESEVDASYVVPSRVATGLFFGVLTDTGRLTNGTIPADFDASSYLSPGVDENLLDRIANPQVSAEVLEIKATAIEEREVSGAFAISDVGTVSNVDAIPQAADELIRLEGVTAAIVCGIRNGTLYLSGRSRDDRVHMGRAIKAALNDVPGATGGGHARMGGGQVPIDDGDFVWPARRATLTDRLRRALEGDV, from the coding sequence ATGTCGGTCGCACCCGCGGAGGTCGTCGAGCGAGCGGTGGCGTTCGCGCGGTCCCACCCGGAGTTGCTGGCCACACTACTGGTCGTCGTCGCCGTGCTAGTCGGCGGGGGATACCTCCTCCATCGCCTCACCCGGTCCGCCGGCGTCCGGTTCGCATCCCTGCTGTCCGACCGCGACGACGTGGTGGTGCTCACGCATCCGAACCCGGACCCGGACGCGATGGCGGCGGCGATGGGCGTCGCCTCGCTCGCCGAACAGGTGGACACGGAAGCGACCATCCGGTTCCCGGGGCAGATCCGCCACCAGGAGAACCGCACGTTCCGGAACGTGCTGGACGTTGATCTCGAACCGATCGAGCGGGTGGATGATCTCGACTCGGAGGCGGTCATCCTCGTCGATCACAACCGCCCGCGGGGGTTCACGGGCGCGGAGGGGGTTCGACCGCTCGCGGTCATCGACCACCACCCCGGCGACGGCCGCGGCGACTCGTTCACCGACGTCCGGACCGAGTACGGCGCCTGTTCGAGCGTGATCGCGGAGTACTTCCGGGACCTCGACGCGACACCGATCCCACCCGATAACCACGAGAGCGAGGTGGACGCGTCGTACGTGGTGCCCTCGCGGGTGGCGACCGGCCTCTTTTTCGGCGTCCTCACCGACACCGGACGACTCACGAACGGGACCATTCCGGCCGACTTCGACGCGAGTTCCTACCTGTCGCCGGGCGTCGACGAGAACCTGCTCGACCGCATCGCGAACCCCCAGGTGAGCGCGGAGGTGTTGGAGATCAAGGCGACCGCCATCGAGGAGCGCGAGGTCAGCGGTGCCTTCGCGATCAGCGACGTCGGGACCGTCTCGAACGTGGACGCGATCCCGCAGGCGGCCGACGAACTCATCCGCCTCGAAGGGGTCACCGCCGCCATCGTCTGTGGCATCCGCAACGGCACGCTCTATCTCTCCGGACGGTCCCGGGACGACCGGGTCCACATGGGCCGGGCCATCAAAGCCGCACTGAACGACGTCCCCGGTGCGACGGGCGGCGGCCACGCCCGCATGGGCGGGGGGCAGGTACCCATCGACGACGGCGACTTCGTCTGGCCGGCGCGACGGGCGACGCTCACCGACCGCCTGCGGCGGGCGCTCGAAGGCGACGTGTGA
- a CDS encoding SDR family oxidoreductase, giving the protein MRVAILGCGYVGLRLGRRLTDAGHDVVGVRRSDDGLAAIEDAGFEAVRADLTDAASLASVPDADWLVYAASAGGRGADAARTAYVDGLRTVVETFGDRASSPDRLVYTSSTGVYGDHEGDWVDESTTPDPATERQRVLLEAERIALSEAADRGIDGTVVRFGGLYGPDRYRMDRYLDGPVTDGYLNSIHGDDAAGAVAHLLTADVARGEVVLAVDDEPVSKWEFADWLAEECGVSPPEKWTVAERAAAEGSVSRRARANKRCANDRLHELGYDFRYPTVRDGFRPAIRAFRGE; this is encoded by the coding sequence GTGCGAGTCGCCATCCTCGGGTGTGGATACGTCGGGCTCCGCCTCGGCCGCCGGCTGACCGACGCGGGTCACGACGTGGTCGGTGTCCGCCGCTCGGACGACGGCCTCGCTGCCATCGAGGACGCGGGATTCGAGGCAGTCCGTGCCGACCTGACGGACGCGGCGTCGCTCGCGTCGGTCCCCGATGCCGACTGGCTGGTGTACGCCGCGAGCGCGGGCGGTCGCGGCGCCGACGCCGCACGGACGGCGTACGTCGACGGGCTACGAACGGTCGTCGAGACCTTCGGCGACCGTGCGTCGTCACCGGATCGACTGGTGTACACGTCGAGCACCGGCGTGTACGGCGATCACGAGGGCGACTGGGTCGACGAGTCGACGACGCCCGACCCGGCCACGGAGCGACAGCGCGTCCTGCTGGAGGCCGAGCGGATCGCCCTATCGGAGGCGGCCGACCGGGGAATCGACGGGACGGTCGTCAGATTCGGCGGGCTCTACGGTCCGGATCGGTACCGGATGGACCGCTACCTCGACGGCCCGGTGACCGACGGCTACCTCAACTCGATCCACGGTGACGACGCGGCGGGCGCCGTGGCCCACCTCCTGACGGCGGACGTGGCCCGCGGCGAGGTGGTACTCGCCGTCGACGACGAGCCGGTCTCGAAGTGGGAGTTCGCCGACTGGCTGGCCGAGGAGTGTGGCGTCTCGCCGCCCGAGAAGTGGACCGTCGCGGAGCGGGCGGCGGCGGAAGGGTCGGTGAGCCGTCGCGCCCGGGCCAACAAGCGGTGTGCCAACGACCGACTCCACGAACTCGGCTACGATTTCCGCTATCCGACCGTTCGGGACGGCTTCCGGCCGGCGATTCGGGCGTTCCGCGGGGAGTGA
- a CDS encoding DUF5791 family protein, whose protein sequence is MLHEAVDEPETLSPQQLREAYDAELRAVIDAQGIERVATAADLPTESVAALASGESPSMTLSEAAAILAVDSEGRDADVIVQEVRDYLLMGMTTGVLDVDTIASNVDLDLSGQEIQQAIEGRIRMTLDELASIHGYVAGRSGP, encoded by the coding sequence ATGCTCCACGAAGCGGTCGACGAACCCGAGACGCTGTCGCCACAACAACTCCGCGAGGCCTACGACGCCGAACTCCGTGCCGTAATCGATGCCCAGGGGATCGAACGGGTCGCCACGGCGGCCGACCTCCCGACCGAGTCGGTCGCCGCGCTCGCGAGTGGGGAGTCGCCGTCGATGACGCTGTCGGAAGCGGCGGCCATCCTCGCAGTCGACTCCGAGGGCCGGGACGCGGACGTGATCGTCCAAGAGGTCCGCGACTACCTGCTGATGGGGATGACGACGGGTGTCCTCGACGTCGACACCATCGCCTCGAACGTCGACCTCGACCTCTCGGGTCAGGAGATCCAACAAGCGATCGAGGGTCGGATCCGGATGACGCTCGACGAACTCGCATCGATCCACGGCTACGTGGCGGGGCGGTCGGGCCCCTGA
- a CDS encoding DUF7286 family protein translates to MTRLAEDRRARVPFALLGVLLLVGASTYAAAVTTQGPSRVDRGAAAAMDRASAGSTAALRSAVGEAARAAAAEPVTDPAATPYGRLLSDRRPFRDALRLRIYLRLRERLDATRYRRGSVTAVASVPAATTPAELRRAMDQVTVTRVENGTALRVTVRNLTLTVRDGERLVARENRTRTVTVSTPVLALHDRASAFETRLNRRPLEGPGLGRRLTARLYPVAWARGYAQYGGLPIANVVGTRHVETTTNGALLETQRAVFGRSDPAGRRAMRRATLELGVEDVTAASSVDGQRAKRVLPRPNRRANMSGELPGRRGASAPSPDRRLDVDVGPLAGRALAGLRIESVPSNRSLDAALRAAYRVEAALRTSRDRTYHEPRPEPDPPGPEWRLTDTSVSTDPEVQSSVGMAPTAGDGERQFDSFSRHVVLDRRIRWTWERGNDTLTTGGTWTERYRVGVAVVGSYAPNGSAPDRPTAPRFERGGALDGPNLADVPEKVETRLVERQGGRDAVAAAVANASLGTTEAAVYGDRPSDLRSWTYDDLTRLREQLADRSVEVRAGRVATYTVNPPAKLAATLRERRAALVDPPEQYRGAADRARVNARVALLDATIDRLERRARTHERTRETFGDVLGRVGVESPRTLRRIVETRRTPVVSPRDRIAGSPPGGPVGVVPDGSPAYLTVESVSHERARGVPPSRPYRPLATRNVNLFAAPYGDAADAVSASVTADPSRVRLRTAARVLVASEPVANGSVRDRRRALSRAVAASLDGLRGRARRAVRNGTRLTRPEAEAAVAAAFDRWPDPGRRALAAANGSLAGAIAVAADRRAASPQPERVDRLERRLDTAVADSLRTDTTTVAEDLVSETLTRMRDRSLERASEAATERLARGRLNETLGAVPAGIPVAPVPGYWYATVNVWEVQVRGAYARFTLRTRRGAPTPGGASRYVRDGSTVRLDVDGDGRDERLGRDERIDFRTRTVVAVAVPPYRNGVGDVDGDADERGGSWPDPGCTSWAADACPASE, encoded by the coding sequence GTGACCCGGTTGGCCGAGGATCGGCGGGCGCGCGTCCCCTTTGCCCTGCTCGGCGTCCTGTTGCTGGTCGGGGCGTCGACGTACGCGGCGGCGGTGACCACGCAGGGACCGAGCCGGGTGGACCGCGGGGCCGCAGCGGCGATGGACCGCGCGTCGGCCGGGTCGACGGCGGCCCTGCGATCGGCCGTCGGCGAGGCGGCGCGGGCGGCCGCCGCCGAGCCCGTCACCGACCCCGCCGCGACGCCGTACGGGCGGCTGCTTTCCGACCGGCGTCCGTTCCGTGACGCGCTCCGGCTCCGGATCTACCTCCGTCTGCGCGAGCGCTTGGACGCGACCCGCTACCGGCGGGGGTCGGTGACGGCCGTCGCGTCGGTTCCCGCGGCCACGACGCCGGCGGAACTCCGCCGCGCCATGGATCAAGTGACGGTGACCCGCGTCGAGAACGGAACGGCGCTCCGGGTGACGGTGCGGAACCTGACGCTGACGGTTCGTGACGGGGAGCGTCTCGTCGCCCGGGAGAATCGAACCCGGACCGTGACCGTCTCGACACCCGTCCTCGCGCTCCACGACCGTGCGTCGGCCTTCGAGACGCGGCTGAACCGGCGTCCGCTGGAGGGCCCGGGGCTGGGCCGACGGCTGACCGCACGGCTCTACCCGGTCGCCTGGGCACGGGGGTACGCCCAGTACGGGGGTCTCCCCATCGCCAACGTCGTCGGCACCCGACACGTGGAGACGACGACCAACGGGGCGTTGCTCGAAACCCAGCGGGCGGTGTTCGGGCGGAGCGACCCCGCCGGACGCCGGGCGATGCGACGGGCGACGCTGGAACTCGGCGTCGAGGACGTGACGGCGGCGTCGTCGGTCGACGGGCAGCGGGCGAAACGCGTCCTCCCGCGGCCGAACCGGCGGGCGAACATGTCGGGGGAACTTCCCGGCCGCCGTGGAGCGTCGGCCCCCTCGCCGGACCGCCGGCTCGACGTCGACGTGGGGCCGCTGGCCGGACGTGCGTTGGCGGGGCTACGGATCGAGTCGGTGCCTTCGAACCGGTCGCTCGACGCCGCGCTCCGTGCCGCCTACCGCGTCGAGGCGGCGCTCCGGACGAGCCGCGATCGAACCTACCACGAACCGCGGCCGGAGCCGGACCCACCCGGCCCGGAGTGGCGCCTGACCGACACGAGCGTCTCGACCGACCCGGAGGTGCAGTCGAGCGTCGGGATGGCGCCGACGGCCGGGGACGGCGAACGACAGTTCGACTCGTTCTCCCGGCACGTGGTCCTCGACCGGCGGATCAGGTGGACCTGGGAGCGCGGCAACGACACGCTAACGACGGGCGGGACGTGGACCGAGCGCTACCGGGTCGGCGTGGCCGTCGTGGGGTCCTACGCGCCGAACGGCTCGGCGCCCGACCGCCCGACTGCGCCGCGCTTCGAGCGCGGCGGAGCACTCGACGGGCCGAACCTCGCGGACGTACCCGAGAAGGTGGAGACACGGCTGGTGGAGCGACAGGGCGGACGGGACGCCGTGGCGGCGGCCGTCGCCAACGCGAGCCTCGGCACGACCGAGGCGGCGGTGTACGGTGATCGGCCGTCCGACCTCCGGTCGTGGACGTACGACGACCTGACGCGGCTTCGGGAGCAGCTCGCGGACCGCTCGGTCGAGGTTCGTGCGGGCCGAGTGGCGACCTACACGGTCAACCCGCCGGCGAAACTGGCGGCCACGCTCCGCGAGCGGCGGGCGGCGTTGGTCGACCCACCGGAGCAGTATCGGGGAGCGGCGGACCGGGCCCGCGTCAACGCGCGGGTGGCGTTGCTCGATGCGACGATCGACCGACTGGAACGGCGTGCGCGGACGCACGAACGGACACGGGAGACGTTCGGCGACGTCCTCGGGCGCGTGGGCGTCGAATCGCCACGGACCCTCCGGCGGATCGTCGAAACGCGGCGGACGCCGGTCGTGAGTCCACGGGATCGGATCGCCGGCAGTCCGCCCGGCGGTCCCGTCGGCGTCGTCCCCGACGGTTCGCCCGCGTACCTCACCGTCGAGTCGGTGAGTCACGAACGGGCGCGGGGCGTGCCGCCGTCGCGTCCGTACCGTCCCCTCGCGACGAGGAACGTCAACCTGTTCGCGGCGCCGTACGGCGACGCCGCGGACGCGGTGTCGGCGTCGGTGACGGCCGATCCGTCGCGGGTCAGGCTTCGGACCGCCGCACGGGTTCTCGTCGCGTCCGAACCGGTCGCGAACGGCTCCGTTCGCGACCGACGGCGGGCGCTCTCGCGGGCCGTCGCGGCGTCGCTCGACGGATTGCGGGGGCGGGCGCGCCGCGCCGTCCGGAACGGCACGCGGCTCACCCGGCCCGAGGCCGAGGCGGCGGTCGCGGCCGCCTTCGATCGGTGGCCGGATCCCGGGCGACGGGCGCTCGCCGCGGCCAACGGCTCGCTCGCCGGGGCGATAGCCGTCGCCGCGGACCGCAGGGCTGCGTCCCCGCAACCGGAGCGTGTGGATCGACTGGAGCGGCGACTCGACACGGCGGTCGCCGACAGCCTGCGAACCGACACGACGACCGTCGCGGAGGACCTGGTGTCGGAGACGCTGACTCGGATGCGAGACCGGTCGCTGGAGCGGGCGAGCGAGGCGGCGACGGAGCGGCTGGCCCGCGGGCGCTTGAACGAGACGCTCGGCGCGGTACCCGCCGGGATCCCGGTCGCCCCCGTTCCGGGGTACTGGTACGCGACGGTCAACGTCTGGGAGGTGCAGGTGCGGGGCGCCTACGCGCGGTTCACGCTTCGAACCCGGCGTGGTGCGCCGACGCCCGGGGGAGCGAGCCGGTACGTCCGCGACGGCTCGACCGTCCGACTGGACGTGGACGGCGACGGACGGGACGAACGGCTCGGCCGCGACGAGCGGATCGACTTCCGGACGCGGACGGTCGTCGCCGTCGCGGTTCCCCCGTACCGGAACGGCGTGGGCGACGTCGACGGCGACGCCGACGAGCGAGGGGGAAGCTGGCCGGATCCCGGTTGTACGTCCTGGGCGGCCGACGCCTGTCCCGCCTCGGAGTGA
- a CDS encoding DUF7284 family protein, with the protein MTSTVLDGVFCLLLISAAVVTVTTATPREPAGEGRAADVASTLATSTATVNYTLTPRTELTDVEGTEDDDAFGRTAHGTLAELLARAAVGELTVGGRPLSHERAGLSRAVVRAVEAAARTNNTRITAVWRPYPNASVTGRIAVGSRPPPDVSVHAATLTVPSGLPATRADARTAAATNGMAGVADAVAAGVVDGLFPPTRTRQAAGGRASSLVRHRYRLAERRFGADGRATPADGDVDDANDRLAAALSERVARDLRGSNASASAAAERVGVGRVRIVVRTWP; encoded by the coding sequence GTGACGAGTACCGTCCTCGACGGAGTGTTCTGCCTGCTGTTGATCAGCGCCGCGGTGGTGACGGTGACGACGGCGACGCCGCGGGAGCCGGCGGGCGAGGGACGCGCGGCCGACGTCGCGTCGACGTTGGCGACGTCGACGGCGACCGTGAACTACACGCTCACGCCGCGGACCGAACTAACCGACGTCGAGGGGACGGAGGACGACGACGCGTTCGGCCGGACGGCCCACGGGACGCTGGCGGAACTCCTGGCGCGGGCGGCGGTGGGGGAACTGACAGTCGGCGGCCGGCCGTTGTCACACGAGCGGGCGGGCCTCTCTCGAGCCGTCGTCCGGGCCGTCGAAGCGGCCGCTCGGACCAACAACACGCGGATCACTGCGGTCTGGCGACCGTATCCGAACGCGTCGGTGACCGGACGGATCGCCGTCGGGAGTCGGCCACCGCCGGACGTGTCGGTCCACGCGGCGACGCTCACGGTGCCGAGTGGCCTCCCCGCGACGCGGGCCGACGCGCGGACGGCCGCGGCGACGAACGGCATGGCGGGCGTCGCCGACGCCGTCGCGGCCGGAGTCGTCGATGGACTGTTCCCGCCGACGCGGACCCGTCAGGCGGCCGGCGGACGGGCGTCTTCGCTCGTCCGCCACCGGTATCGGCTCGCCGAGCGTCGATTCGGCGCCGACGGACGCGCGACCCCGGCCGACGGCGACGTCGACGACGCGAACGACCGCCTCGCCGCCGCGCTCTCCGAGCGGGTGGCCCGGGACCTGCGTGGCTCGAACGCGTCCGCGTCGGCGGCCGCCGAACGCGTCGGCGTCGGCCGCGTACGAATCGTCGTGAGGACGTGGCCGTGA
- a CDS encoding DUF7285 family protein, which translates to MSRSSARGQVEPVAALAVLLAVSSAVSAYAVALDDVGAERRDERELAGPTLDRVTDVLVTGGVADPTRTARAHRAGPDGYRVNVTVAAAGRRWHAGATPSPGATTDAASRSVGVRLGPGRVRPGRVRVEVWS; encoded by the coding sequence ATGTCACGCTCGTCGGCTAGGGGGCAGGTCGAACCGGTCGCCGCCCTCGCGGTCCTGCTGGCGGTGTCGAGCGCCGTCTCGGCGTACGCCGTCGCGCTCGACGACGTCGGCGCCGAGCGCCGCGACGAACGGGAACTCGCCGGACCGACCCTCGACCGGGTCACCGACGTCCTCGTGACCGGCGGGGTCGCCGACCCGACACGGACGGCGCGGGCCCACCGCGCCGGCCCGGACGGATACCGGGTGAACGTGACCGTCGCCGCGGCCGGCCGGCGGTGGCACGCGGGGGCGACCCCGTCGCCGGGCGCGACGACCGACGCGGCGAGTCGGTCCGTGGGCGTCCGTCTGGGCCCGGGACGGGTGCGACCCGGGCGCGTCCGCGTGGAGGTGTGGTCGTGA
- a CDS encoding DUF7283 family protein, which translates to MFDVPVDAWYTWLGLSLASAALFGVGASLPTAPPPAAADAADTVDRAASASAPVTAEHPLDARAVRIAPNRLGLRNDAGTTHATFAFGPVTPAARAAALTDVLRGAPPSSRFDSPEALCDAAASARDRAARWRPVDGPLLVRRVVWEGCDVTLVG; encoded by the coding sequence ATGTTCGACGTTCCGGTCGACGCGTGGTACACCTGGCTCGGGCTATCGCTGGCGAGCGCCGCGCTGTTCGGCGTCGGCGCATCGTTGCCGACCGCTCCGCCGCCGGCCGCGGCCGACGCCGCCGACACGGTCGACCGGGCGGCGAGCGCCTCGGCCCCCGTCACGGCCGAACACCCGCTCGACGCGCGGGCGGTTCGAATCGCGCCGAACCGACTCGGCCTCCGGAACGACGCCGGCACCACTCACGCGACGTTCGCGTTCGGTCCGGTGACGCCAGCGGCGCGAGCGGCGGCGCTGACCGACGTCCTCCGGGGGGCGCCGCCGTCGTCGCGTTTCGACTCGCCCGAGGCGCTCTGTGACGCCGCGGCGAGCGCACGCGACCGCGCCGCGCGGTGGCGGCCGGTCGACGGCCCACTGCTCGTCCGACGCGTCGTCTGGGAGGGGTGTGATGTCACGCTCGTCGGCTAG
- a CDS encoding type II secretion system protein, with protein MIEGTVVVETLAQRWPWPTPADPALEGALAYLRAPVDAPALERAARVAGTLVGVVVAVLGVVVGVATTPRWGVVAAATGVAVGAGVPLAANRGPRLAARLARTRALGSAAALVGRAAMCLRIDPTVERAAAFAARTGRGVLARSLDGHVARAAGTPRNGFDGFDEEWSESFPALSRAVSRLEAAAAAPPDERERHLDRAVSAALDGAREELAAFASEIRGPVTGLYAFGVLLPLALVGVLPAARATGARIPLAVIVALYDVVLPVVMVGAGAWLLARRPVAFPPPRIDASHPETPDGPVPALAAGVVAGAGGGVVATRVVAPWAAPIAGVGLGVGTVLVVRFHAANEVRKRVRAVESELDDALYLIGRRVAAGEAVESALDGAARRIEGSTGDLLDEAVRRQRRLGLTVTAAFRGDGGPSNDLPSRRTEEMVTLVGLAATEGEPAGEALVATAEHVEELGRVERTARRQLSKVTDTLANTAAVFGPLVGGATVALSARVAHTGTSAGFGAAPLPTGSLGVAVGAYVLWLAAALTTLSTGLTHGLDRTLVGYRVGAALWLATVAYLAAYVGAGVFL; from the coding sequence ATGATCGAAGGCACGGTGGTCGTCGAGACCCTCGCCCAGCGATGGCCGTGGCCCACGCCCGCCGATCCGGCCCTCGAGGGGGCGCTCGCGTACCTCCGTGCGCCCGTCGACGCCCCGGCGCTCGAACGGGCAGCGCGGGTCGCGGGGACGCTCGTCGGTGTCGTCGTCGCGGTCCTCGGAGTGGTGGTGGGCGTCGCGACGACGCCACGATGGGGGGTCGTGGCCGCGGCTACGGGCGTCGCCGTCGGCGCCGGCGTCCCCCTCGCCGCGAACCGCGGCCCCCGACTGGCGGCGCGTCTGGCACGGACGCGGGCGCTCGGGTCGGCCGCGGCGCTCGTCGGCCGGGCGGCGATGTGCCTGCGGATCGATCCGACGGTCGAACGGGCGGCCGCGTTCGCCGCACGGACCGGACGCGGCGTGCTCGCCCGCAGCCTCGACGGCCACGTGGCACGGGCCGCGGGCACGCCCCGGAACGGGTTCGACGGCTTCGACGAGGAATGGAGCGAGTCCTTCCCGGCGCTCTCGCGTGCGGTCTCGCGCTTAGAGGCCGCGGCGGCGGCGCCCCCCGACGAACGGGAGCGCCACCTCGACCGAGCCGTTTCGGCGGCGCTCGACGGCGCCCGGGAGGAGCTGGCGGCGTTCGCGAGCGAGATCCGCGGCCCCGTCACGGGGCTGTACGCCTTCGGCGTCCTGCTCCCGCTGGCCCTCGTAGGTGTGCTTCCCGCGGCGCGGGCGACGGGCGCACGCATCCCGTTGGCCGTGATCGTCGCCCTCTACGACGTCGTCCTCCCGGTCGTCATGGTCGGGGCCGGGGCGTGGCTGCTTGCCCGCCGCCCGGTCGCCTTCCCGCCGCCGCGGATCGACGCGTCCCATCCCGAGACGCCCGACGGTCCCGTGCCCGCACTCGCGGCGGGCGTCGTGGCCGGCGCGGGCGGCGGCGTCGTCGCCACGCGGGTGGTGGCACCGTGGGCGGCCCCGATAGCCGGGGTCGGACTCGGCGTCGGCACTGTGCTCGTGGTCCGCTTTCACGCCGCCAACGAGGTCAGAAAGCGGGTGCGCGCGGTCGAGTCGGAGCTCGACGACGCGCTGTATCTGATCGGCCGACGGGTAGCAGCCGGAGAGGCCGTCGAGTCGGCGCTCGACGGGGCGGCACGACGGATCGAGGGTTCGACCGGCGACCTGCTCGACGAGGCGGTACGCCGACAGCGGCGGCTGGGCCTCACGGTGACGGCCGCCTTTCGTGGCGACGGAGGACCCTCGAACGACCTGCCGAGCCGTCGAACCGAGGAGATGGTGACCCTCGTCGGCCTCGCGGCGACCGAGGGGGAGCCGGCGGGCGAGGCGTTGGTCGCGACGGCGGAACACGTCGAGGAACTCGGCCGGGTGGAGCGCACGGCCCGGCGGCAGCTTTCGAAGGTGACCGACACGCTCGCCAACACCGCAGCCGTCTTCGGTCCACTGGTCGGCGGCGCGACGGTGGCCCTCTCGGCCCGCGTCGCACACACCGGGACGAGCGCCGGGTTCGGTGCCGCGCCCCTCCCGACCGGCTCCCTGGGCGTCGCGGTGGGTGCGTACGTGCTCTGGCTCGCGGCCGCGCTCACGACCCTCTCGACGGGACTGACACACGGACTCGACCGGACGCTCGTCGGCTACCGCGTCGGCGCCGCGCTCTGGCTCGCGACCGTCGCTTACCTCGCGGCGTACGTCGGGGCCGGCGTCTTCCTGTGA